The following coding sequences lie in one Sphingobium sp. KCTC 72723 genomic window:
- a CDS encoding asparagine synthase C-terminal domain-containing protein has translation MLRQFLIFSSSAQVALDGLIQRARSATGLRHAIQQQGLAILVRSIEDVLIVPGGRGYILGTLFAKYGPARRIAPDDPPWIEPLAQSDPIGSLRDRCWGGYVALLADGGSFTMMRDPSGAMPCYIIPLSGGWAAASDISLLVSAGLLKPTIAWDEIPRYLAAKDLPAATTAIQHVREILPGTCERLADGRNSVTSFWSPWDHISPVERPGAAAMEERLKRTVDHCVASWASTTGSALLTLSGGLDSSIVASALGTSKRPFSCVTISTGDGLGNERDYAHAMASAVGASLIEEDYDLADIDLSISTARHFPKPIGLIHETAFHAAAMRVAGVAEADAIYTGSGGDNVFYNSNSLRPLLDCIRARGLGADALRTLYDIAGKLEISAWTVLWQAVRQYRQLKRPYAWQYNLQFMTREARQDIMSRPLSHPWLEEQDGARAGKVGHVAFLLRIQNHIEGYLRAFDMPLINPLISQPIVELALAIPGWHMVEGGRDRAVARKAYHDELPPIIRDRRRKGSPSSFAIALLRSKRKEVRDRLMDGELVARGMVDADTLAAALVSDSGLELSYMRLSALLDMEAWIEHWRG, from the coding sequence ATGCTGCGTCAGTTTCTCATATTTTCGAGTTCGGCGCAGGTTGCGCTCGACGGGCTGATCCAGCGAGCGCGGAGCGCGACCGGCCTGCGTCACGCCATCCAGCAACAAGGGCTCGCGATCCTTGTCCGGTCGATCGAGGATGTTCTGATCGTCCCGGGTGGCAGGGGATATATCCTTGGCACCCTGTTTGCAAAATATGGGCCTGCCCGCAGAATAGCGCCTGATGATCCACCATGGATCGAGCCTTTGGCGCAATCTGATCCTATAGGTTCGCTGCGTGACCGCTGCTGGGGTGGATATGTCGCCCTGCTTGCCGATGGCGGCAGTTTCACAATGATGCGGGATCCCTCCGGCGCGATGCCCTGCTATATTATCCCGCTATCGGGTGGCTGGGCAGCGGCGTCCGACATATCTCTCCTCGTGTCCGCCGGTCTTTTGAAGCCGACAATCGCGTGGGATGAAATACCGCGTTATCTCGCTGCAAAAGATTTGCCTGCTGCTACGACGGCGATCCAACATGTTCGGGAAATTTTGCCGGGAACCTGTGAGCGTCTTGCGGACGGGCGGAACAGTGTAACGAGCTTCTGGTCACCTTGGGACCATATATCGCCGGTAGAGCGGCCTGGCGCGGCGGCGATGGAGGAGCGCCTAAAGCGGACTGTGGATCATTGCGTTGCATCATGGGCGTCAACGACAGGCTCTGCGCTTTTGACCCTGTCGGGTGGCCTTGATTCCTCAATTGTCGCTTCGGCTTTGGGAACGAGCAAACGGCCCTTCAGCTGTGTCACGATCAGCACCGGCGATGGGCTTGGGAATGAACGGGACTATGCCCATGCTATGGCCAGCGCTGTCGGTGCTTCGCTGATAGAGGAGGACTATGATCTGGCTGACATCGATCTGTCCATTTCGACTGCGAGACATTTTCCCAAGCCGATTGGCCTGATCCATGAAACCGCTTTTCACGCCGCGGCGATGCGTGTGGCAGGGGTGGCGGAAGCCGATGCGATCTACACCGGCAGTGGTGGAGACAATGTCTTTTACAACAGCAATTCGCTGCGCCCGCTGCTGGATTGCATAAGAGCACGAGGCCTTGGTGCCGACGCCTTGCGAACATTGTATGATATTGCCGGAAAATTGGAGATATCGGCATGGACGGTCTTGTGGCAGGCCGTGCGTCAATATCGACAGCTAAAACGCCCCTATGCCTGGCAGTATAATCTTCAATTCATGACGCGTGAGGCCCGGCAAGATATAATGTCCCGGCCCCTATCCCATCCGTGGCTTGAAGAGCAGGATGGCGCGCGCGCAGGCAAGGTAGGGCATGTCGCTTTTCTGCTGCGCATCCAGAATCACATCGAGGGCTATCTGCGCGCCTTCGACATGCCGCTCATAAATCCGCTCATCTCCCAGCCCATTGTTGAACTGGCGCTTGCAATACCAGGCTGGCACATGGTCGAGGGCGGCCGTGACCGCGCCGTCGCACGCAAGGCCTATCATGATGAATTGCCGCCGATCATCCGGGACCGGCGGCGCAAGGGCAGCCCAAGCAGTTTTGCAATCGCTCTTCTCCGCAGCAAAAGGAAGGAAGTCCGCGACCGCCTGATGGACGGCGAGCTGGTCGCGCGGGGCATGGTTGATGCCGACACTCTAGCCGCAGCATTGGTATCCGATTCCGGCTTAGAGCTGAGCTATATGCGCCTATCGGCTCTGCTCGACATGGAAGCCTGGATCGAACATTGGCGCGGATGA
- a CDS encoding GntR family transcriptional regulator — MAPDAYTAARVHREIKQLIMAGKFQPGLPLVAHTLAERFGTSISPVRDALNRLVGERLVDMQGGGGFAIPMLSRRSAFHLYSWHADIVRLIVKVMIRFEEIGAPPVALVSKSADGAAIADAAAEFFALLAGCSPNGEHLDAIIQAGERLAILRLHEGGIGRQGEELATLWNVTRSGNRNATRVAMWQYHRRRLLHADEISLAATRGVRI; from the coding sequence ATGGCGCCTGACGCCTATACGGCCGCCCGGGTTCACAGGGAGATTAAGCAGCTGATCATGGCAGGCAAGTTTCAGCCGGGCCTGCCATTGGTCGCCCACACCCTTGCCGAGAGGTTCGGGACCAGTATTTCCCCAGTCCGCGATGCTTTGAACCGGCTGGTCGGCGAGCGACTTGTCGACATGCAGGGCGGTGGGGGCTTCGCGATTCCGATGCTTAGCAGGCGCAGCGCCTTCCATCTCTATAGTTGGCATGCCGACATCGTTCGCCTGATCGTGAAGGTGATGATCCGTTTCGAGGAAATTGGCGCTCCGCCGGTTGCCCTTGTCAGCAAGAGCGCCGATGGTGCTGCCATCGCCGACGCTGCGGCCGAGTTCTTCGCGTTGCTGGCAGGCTGTTCACCCAATGGCGAGCATCTCGACGCCATCATCCAGGCGGGAGAGCGACTCGCCATCTTGCGGCTCCATGAGGGGGGGATCGGGCGGCAGGGTGAAGAACTCGCGACCCTCTGGAATGTCACCCGTTCGGGCAACAGAAATGCGACGCGTGTCGCGATGTGGCAATATCACCGTCGACGTCTGTTACACGCTGATGAGATTTCATTGGCTGCCACCAGAGGAGTGAGGATTTAG
- a CDS encoding helix-turn-helix domain-containing protein yields the protein MISSQGGAFEEGASILAEVKSISGRRIEERRRRHRITQQQLAADVGIGVRWLREIEAGNPKSRFDDHVACTHALGLSAAHLLIPMLFLEHHMHFPRHFFLDDMYELEARCIEFISGLSLRTFLRPTGGGQNGPLDSGSAA from the coding sequence ATGATCTCATCTCAAGGTGGCGCCTTTGAAGAGGGGGCGTCGATACTGGCCGAGGTCAAGTCGATCTCTGGTCGCCGCATTGAAGAACGGCGCAGGCGCCATCGTATAACCCAACAGCAACTTGCCGCCGATGTCGGGATCGGCGTGCGCTGGCTGCGCGAAATCGAGGCGGGCAACCCGAAGTCCCGTTTCGACGATCATGTCGCCTGCACGCACGCCCTTGGCCTTTCGGCGGCGCATCTCCTCATTCCCATGCTGTTTCTGGAGCATCATATGCACTTTCCACGCCATTTTTTCCTCGATGACATGTATGAGCTCGAAGCCCGCTGCATAGAATTCATATCTGGCCTGAGCCTGAGGACCTTTCTCCGCCCGACGGGTGGTGGGCAAAATGGTCCGCTAGACTCAGGCTCTGCAGCATAG
- a CDS encoding lasso peptide biosynthesis B2 protein: protein MAYRLRDGLHFCVSDGRTIFFDVPGDRYFALKPEWDSAFQKFSQDEKPVPELAELERARILIRCDGTCAPIRPAAIDRATRDICFKPSSLFVRYAMRSILCQLRAIVWLRLSSFEVIINRLGTRSPATTANRAEDFIALSQAFAATAPLRPRHRHCLSSSIAYVDMVRASGMAATLVMGVSAQPFSAHCWVQSGDTVLNDRLENIRPFQPIFCV, encoded by the coding sequence ATGGCTTACAGGCTTCGCGACGGTCTTCATTTTTGCGTGTCCGACGGCCGCACGATATTCTTCGATGTGCCCGGCGACCGCTATTTCGCGCTCAAACCGGAATGGGACAGCGCCTTTCAAAAATTCTCGCAGGATGAAAAGCCGGTGCCCGAACTCGCGGAGCTGGAGCGCGCGCGCATTCTCATCCGCTGCGATGGCACCTGCGCGCCAATCCGCCCGGCTGCTATCGATAGGGCAACCAGGGATATCTGTTTCAAACCGTCATCGCTCTTTGTCCGCTATGCGATGAGAAGTATCCTCTGCCAGCTTCGTGCAATTGTGTGGCTGCGCCTGTCCAGTTTCGAGGTGATTATCAACCGACTTGGGACGCGCAGTCCGGCCACTACCGCCAACCGCGCGGAGGATTTCATTGCTTTGAGCCAGGCATTTGCTGCGACTGCGCCATTGCGCCCCCGGCATCGCCATTGCCTCTCAAGCTCGATCGCCTATGTCGATATGGTCCGTGCATCTGGCATGGCCGCGACATTGGTGATGGGCGTAAGTGCCCAACCTTTCTCTGCGCATTGCTGGGTGCAGTCCGGCGATACCGTCCTCAATGACCGACTTGAGAATATCCGACCCTTCCAGCCAATTTTTTGCGTCTGA
- a CDS encoding FecR family protein, with product MMTDLPADHDPHEGSRDAHEWAMLIMADADDVPDPRNLDRLGPHQRAFDVWIAENPSGKLAYLRVVDTVQQASQAAAQTHLHRPLLRQTRKVDSRQPQRLLAASIALCFIAATALLWRSTDGPPSLIGQSEARTPLETRVGEVRTERLEDGSSILLDTDTLVLIGYTAERRTIELKRGRARFTVASQTARPFMVHGRGIEVTAGVGQFDMTIREGTRVHAIEGEVNVTLPRTFSRERPKALTLHSGQLLTLKAGQIPNFSVNSAKPSEQQWVSGVKSYDYVPISDVIAEANSYSETKIFLAQPTLGAREIFADIEIRNIERVAQALSGFLNLKIERTQKDILLLTAEK from the coding sequence ATGATGACTGACCTGCCTGCCGATCATGATCCCCACGAAGGATCGCGCGATGCCCATGAATGGGCCATGCTGATCATGGCCGACGCGGACGATGTGCCAGATCCCAGGAATCTCGACAGGCTAGGTCCACATCAGCGTGCGTTTGACGTGTGGATCGCCGAAAACCCTTCCGGTAAGCTCGCCTATCTGCGCGTGGTAGACACCGTGCAGCAGGCAAGCCAAGCCGCGGCCCAAACGCATTTGCACAGGCCTCTCCTGCGCCAGACGCGAAAAGTGGACAGCCGCCAACCGCAGCGTCTCCTCGCCGCGTCAATCGCACTTTGCTTTATTGCGGCAACGGCTCTGCTTTGGCGTTCAACCGATGGGCCTCCCTCGCTGATCGGGCAGAGCGAGGCGCGCACGCCGCTGGAGACACGGGTCGGCGAGGTGCGCACGGAGCGCCTTGAAGATGGCAGCTCTATCTTATTGGATACCGACACGTTGGTTCTGATCGGATATACTGCTGAGCGCCGCACGATCGAACTCAAGCGTGGACGTGCCCGCTTCACCGTTGCCAGCCAGACGGCAAGGCCCTTTATGGTACATGGGCGCGGCATTGAGGTGACGGCAGGCGTCGGCCAGTTCGACATGACGATCCGTGAGGGCACGCGCGTTCATGCCATCGAAGGCGAGGTCAATGTCACACTACCCCGCACTTTCTCTCGCGAGCGGCCCAAAGCCCTTACATTGCATTCCGGCCAGCTATTGACGCTCAAGGCTGGACAAATCCCGAATTTTTCCGTCAATTCTGCCAAACCGTCAGAGCAGCAATGGGTGAGCGGCGTGAAGAGCTATGATTATGTCCCGATCAGCGACGTCATCGCCGAAGCAAACAGCTATAGCGAGACCAAGATCTTTCTGGCCCAGCCGACCCTGGGCGCGCGCGAGATTTTCGCTGACATCGAAATCCGCAATATTGAGCGCGTTGCCCAAGCCTTGAGCGGCTTTCTCAACCTCAAGATCGAACGAACCCAGAAAGACATATTGCTGCTCACCGCCGAAAAATAA
- a CDS encoding benenodin family lasso peptide, which yields MTNIIEHDELVVDLGAASVETKGAGVGNADSLGTEIRQMGIADD from the coding sequence ATGACGAACATCATCGAACATGACGAACTGGTCGTCGATCTGGGCGCTGCCTCGGTGGAGACAAAGGGTGCCGGCGTCGGCAACGCCGACAGTCTGGGCACCGAAATCCGGCAAATGGGCATTGCCGACGACTGA
- a CDS encoding type IV conjugative transfer system protein TraL: protein MDERLPQYLHRPVQILWFGSDEFILVLSTIFVGLIVGGLIGWSLVGALLLFIPWKRSKPRGFLPHLAWRWGLLAFPHYPGPTQTRFYE from the coding sequence ATGGACGAACGTCTACCCCAGTATCTGCATCGGCCTGTCCAGATTCTCTGGTTCGGGTCGGACGAGTTCATACTGGTCCTGTCGACCATCTTCGTCGGACTAATCGTTGGCGGACTGATCGGCTGGTCGCTCGTTGGTGCCCTTCTCCTTTTCATCCCCTGGAAGCGCTCCAAACCCCGCGGTTTCCTGCCGCATCTCGCCTGGCGCTGGGGACTGCTGGCCTTTCCCCATTATCCAGGGCCCACCCAGACCCGCTTCTACGAGTGA
- a CDS encoding DsbC family protein gives MRYAPALTALASIFALAGPSQAQDATSEPSLAIVAKAAEKQLRQTFTNLQFEDFGPSPVAGPIYQASAGGRLIYYAPQSEHILFATIYDRNGLNLTALDQENRARKQLSAIDPAQALAIGPKTAPIIIEFTDPDCPYCRALDRFWATKAADGKPVRRLIFFVSGIHPDAASKAEHILCSPEPAAAFKAIYDGAKPAKLETCAKGRAKVEADAALVRKIGVSGTPTLIASGMIISGFQQAQLEAFLDTPQGTPRGKTPSKASSDAKR, from the coding sequence ATGAGATACGCCCCTGCGCTCACCGCCCTCGCCTCCATTTTCGCGCTTGCCGGTCCCAGCCAGGCCCAGGACGCGACGTCGGAACCCAGCCTTGCCATTGTTGCAAAAGCCGCTGAGAAACAGCTGCGCCAGACCTTCACCAATCTCCAGTTCGAGGATTTTGGGCCATCGCCGGTCGCAGGGCCGATTTATCAGGCAAGTGCGGGTGGTCGGCTTATCTATTATGCTCCGCAAAGCGAGCATATCCTCTTTGCGACCATCTATGATCGCAATGGCCTCAACCTCACTGCGCTGGATCAGGAAAACCGGGCGCGCAAGCAATTATCCGCGATCGATCCGGCGCAGGCGCTGGCGATTGGCCCGAAGACTGCGCCCATAATCATCGAGTTTACCGATCCCGACTGTCCCTATTGCCGCGCGCTCGACCGCTTCTGGGCGACGAAGGCTGCCGACGGGAAGCCGGTGCGCCGCCTCATCTTCTTCGTGTCGGGCATTCACCCGGACGCCGCATCAAAGGCCGAGCATATCCTTTGCTCGCCTGAACCGGCAGCTGCGTTCAAAGCCATATATGATGGCGCGAAACCTGCAAAGCTGGAGACCTGTGCCAAAGGACGCGCCAAGGTCGAGGCTGACGCTGCGCTGGTCCGCAAGATCGGCGTGAGCGGGACCCCCACCCTGATCGCCAGTGGCATGATCATTTCAGGGTTCCAGCAGGCGCAGCTGGAGGCGTTTCTCGATACGCCACAAGGTACGCCACGAGGAAAAACCCCTTCGAAGGCATCGTCCGATGCAAAACGGTGA
- a CDS encoding Atxe2 family lasso peptide isopeptidase, producing MLISLAMSLAGAATAALPVVAADLDCAKMLEVRRPAGAPRPIEATDLIETLDIGSNGGMESDPVFTLSPDRSRLAVAVRRADGRSNSYCSGIYIVSQDGQASLIDAGPGVAFWRYDNFFGTRGFPTGVTKVITPLWSSNGENLAFLKLVKDRLQLWRWDVGGHSRPVAAPEDDIVDFRFGADGKSLVYKQRADGPPTEELNQEALRGYRLDERFFPFASRAPFPRGGAAYRFYRVDLDGSARGPASEAEIAAFANDRSAALRNGAIMVDVKADAEGMSRIHMLIGTAEQFCRSASCTDIEGQPWVTQAGHIRFVRREGWGRSLTAIYEWKGGDTDPARLFQTSDLLMGCVPIDDDVLCVRENATRPRYIDRISLQDGKSRPIFEPNPDHAKIIRGRVERLQWINAMGIPSFGDLVYPPTFQPGRRYPLIITQYESRGFLRGGTGDEFPIQLFAKAGYLVLNIERPQSPVSAKHLAPLERQRRENADFFARRNILSTIETKVLELIDAGLVDPDRIGITGLSDGSTTTQFAALHSQMFKAASISGCCWEPSQTWLLGAAIQQHYQSIGWPASPEAGSAIWSQMSLSRNASRVAFPILMQVADGELYPTLEAVRALRAANSPVDVYIFPDELHIKRQPSHRLNIYRRNLRWFDFWLMDKTPADGIEREEASRWAQMRRDWKQGAIDLPT from the coding sequence ATGCTCATCTCCCTCGCGATGAGCCTTGCTGGCGCAGCTACGGCCGCCCTGCCGGTCGTAGCTGCGGATCTGGATTGCGCGAAGATGTTAGAGGTTCGCCGGCCGGCGGGAGCCCCTCGCCCAATAGAGGCCACCGATCTCATCGAGACCCTGGATATCGGCTCCAATGGCGGGATGGAAAGCGATCCTGTTTTTACCCTTTCGCCCGATCGATCACGCCTCGCTGTGGCCGTGCGAAGGGCCGACGGGAGGTCCAACAGCTATTGCTCGGGCATCTATATCGTCAGCCAGGATGGGCAAGCATCGCTGATCGACGCGGGACCCGGCGTCGCCTTCTGGCGCTATGATAATTTCTTTGGCACACGAGGATTTCCTACTGGCGTCACCAAGGTCATCACGCCTCTTTGGTCTTCAAACGGAGAAAATCTGGCTTTCCTGAAGCTCGTCAAGGATCGGTTGCAATTGTGGCGTTGGGATGTGGGGGGCCATAGTCGCCCCGTCGCAGCGCCAGAAGATGACATTGTCGATTTTCGCTTCGGGGCCGACGGCAAAAGCCTTGTGTACAAGCAGCGCGCGGATGGTCCGCCGACGGAAGAGTTGAACCAGGAAGCGCTGCGGGGCTACCGGCTCGATGAGCGCTTCTTTCCATTCGCGTCGCGCGCGCCCTTTCCGCGCGGTGGTGCTGCCTATCGTTTTTATAGAGTGGATCTGGACGGCAGCGCTCGCGGGCCAGCAAGTGAGGCGGAGATCGCCGCCTTCGCCAACGATCGATCCGCGGCTCTGCGCAACGGCGCGATAATGGTCGATGTCAAGGCGGATGCCGAGGGCATGAGCCGGATCCATATGCTGATCGGGACGGCGGAGCAGTTTTGTCGCAGCGCCAGCTGCACCGACATCGAAGGTCAGCCATGGGTCACGCAGGCCGGACATATCCGGTTCGTGAGGCGAGAAGGATGGGGCCGAAGCCTCACTGCCATTTACGAATGGAAGGGCGGCGACACCGATCCTGCCCGCCTTTTCCAGACGAGCGACCTGCTCATGGGATGCGTACCCATCGACGATGATGTCCTGTGCGTGCGCGAAAACGCGACCCGGCCCCGATATATAGACAGGATCAGTCTGCAGGACGGCAAGAGCAGGCCCATCTTCGAGCCCAATCCCGATCATGCAAAGATCATCCGCGGTAGAGTTGAGCGGCTGCAATGGATCAACGCGATGGGAATCCCCAGCTTTGGCGACCTCGTCTATCCACCGACATTCCAGCCGGGCCGCCGCTATCCGCTGATTATCACCCAATATGAAAGTAGGGGTTTTCTGCGCGGGGGCACGGGCGATGAATTCCCCATCCAGCTTTTCGCAAAGGCAGGCTATCTGGTCCTCAACATCGAGCGCCCCCAATCGCCCGTCTCCGCCAAGCATCTTGCCCCACTTGAACGGCAGAGGCGCGAAAATGCCGACTTTTTCGCACGACGCAATATTCTGTCGACCATAGAGACCAAGGTCTTGGAACTGATAGACGCAGGCCTGGTCGATCCGGACAGGATCGGGATCACTGGGCTGAGTGACGGCTCGACAACGACGCAATTTGCGGCGCTGCACAGCCAAATGTTCAAGGCTGCATCGATTAGCGGCTGCTGCTGGGAGCCCTCCCAGACCTGGCTTCTGGGTGCCGCCATCCAGCAACATTATCAAAGCATAGGCTGGCCCGCTTCGCCAGAAGCCGGTTCAGCCATCTGGTCACAAATGTCGCTTTCCCGCAATGCCAGCCGCGTTGCTTTCCCCATTCTCATGCAAGTGGCTGATGGTGAGCTTTACCCCACGCTGGAAGCCGTACGCGCGCTGCGCGCTGCCAATAGTCCGGTTGATGTCTATATCTTCCCGGACGAACTCCATATCAAGCGCCAGCCCAGCCACCGTCTGAACATCTATCGCCGCAATCTACGATGGTTCGATTTCTGGCTGATGGACAAGACGCCCGCCGATGGCATCGAGCGTGAGGAAGCGTCGCGCTGGGCACAGATGAGGAGAGATTGGAAACAAGGCGCGATAGATTTGCCGACATAG
- a CDS encoding TonB-dependent receptor: MRIGKIGLLSGVALSMCILVPQIHAQEAPKSYDLPEQDLGDALRAIARMSDYQLVADGRSLKGRRAPSLAGTYTLEDAVAALLAPSGLTADIRERTITLRGREAPSREAVTSATDIELSVTGSRIRGAKPTSPVISASRERIVELGHSDLGSFARSIPQNYNGGQNPGVVSARQNGSENVTSSSALNLRGLGADATLTLLNGHRLAYDAVSQGIDISAIPLAAVERVEIVADGASALYGSDAVGGVANIILRRDFDGLETSARIGGATDGGAFQQQYSGVTGRRWNSGGIMIAGDFAKATDVSAGQRSYTHGAVNPEMTIFPSNKQLSAVVAGHQSLGDVMEFGLDAHYIRRKSSFSLPNGSGTNIQSGATASPDVESWSISPSLTFHLPADWEMTARFTRAISDSGVKAEVFSGNSRLFVNDVRYQNDLWSAEFSSEGPLISLPGGDARVALGAGLRANGLDGSIFRTTSAVTFAIQNYTDSQTALFAYGEMFLPLIAGANALPLIHALQITGALRYERYDKMGSLATPKLGIAYQPIADLTLKAAWGKSFKAPTLSQLNIAPQATLYASSRYLPAPPTNENVLQIDGSRKALEAEKARTLTFTVQLEPSSIAGLKLEASFFDVRYKNRVTYPIASSSQAFRDEYADLIILNPTLDQVLAATASLPLGVQNLSGTAYDPANLAAIVYTGYQNVARQHIQGVDSSIAYAFFSGSSDFKLEANASYLKSDQQLSAGQPVFEQAGTIFRPPHWRGSASASWKRGEISIAIAYNYLGGTKDSRTSTTYRVKAFHSADATIGWKPQGSGLWAGWSFLLASQNILNRKPSLIRTTSVALPNYDATNYPAIGRTISLTLSKAW; the protein is encoded by the coding sequence ATGCGTATCGGTAAAATTGGGCTTCTCAGCGGCGTTGCACTTTCCATGTGCATTCTGGTTCCCCAGATCCATGCCCAGGAAGCACCCAAAAGCTACGATCTGCCTGAGCAGGATCTTGGCGATGCGCTGCGCGCCATAGCCAGGATGAGCGATTATCAACTCGTTGCCGACGGCCGGTCGCTCAAGGGTCGTCGCGCCCCGTCTCTCGCCGGGACCTACACGCTCGAAGACGCTGTAGCCGCCCTCCTCGCGCCTTCGGGCCTCACCGCTGACATCAGGGAGCGCACCATCACCCTGCGGGGGCGAGAAGCGCCGTCGCGCGAGGCGGTAACCAGCGCGACGGACATCGAACTGTCGGTCACCGGATCCCGCATTCGCGGCGCGAAGCCAACATCTCCGGTAATATCGGCCAGCCGCGAAAGAATCGTCGAGCTCGGCCATAGCGACCTTGGATCATTCGCACGGAGCATCCCGCAAAATTATAATGGCGGCCAGAACCCCGGCGTGGTGTCCGCTCGGCAGAATGGTTCGGAAAATGTCACATCGTCGTCCGCCCTTAACCTCAGAGGACTGGGCGCAGACGCTACGCTCACTTTGCTCAACGGACATCGGCTTGCCTATGACGCGGTGAGCCAGGGCATCGACATATCGGCTATCCCGCTGGCCGCAGTCGAGCGGGTCGAAATTGTCGCTGACGGCGCATCGGCACTTTATGGTTCCGATGCGGTCGGCGGCGTCGCCAACATCATCCTCCGCCGCGATTTCGACGGCCTGGAAACCAGCGCGAGAATTGGCGGCGCTACCGATGGCGGGGCGTTTCAGCAGCAATATAGCGGGGTGACCGGTCGCCGATGGAATAGCGGCGGCATCATGATCGCCGGTGATTTCGCCAAGGCGACCGACGTCTCTGCCGGCCAGCGTTCCTACACACATGGCGCCGTGAACCCTGAAATGACCATATTTCCGTCAAACAAGCAATTGAGCGCTGTAGTTGCAGGCCATCAATCCTTGGGCGACGTTATGGAGTTCGGGCTCGATGCCCATTATATCCGCCGTAAATCCAGTTTCTCACTGCCCAATGGCAGCGGCACCAATATTCAGTCCGGCGCCACCGCCTCCCCGGATGTCGAGAGCTGGTCCATCAGCCCGTCCCTCACCTTCCACCTGCCTGCCGACTGGGAAATGACCGCCCGCTTCACGCGCGCTATCAGCGATAGCGGGGTCAAGGCGGAAGTCTTCTCAGGCAACAGCCGGTTGTTCGTCAACGATGTGCGCTACCAGAATGATCTTTGGTCAGCAGAGTTCAGCAGTGAAGGCCCTCTCATTTCCTTACCAGGTGGCGACGCACGTGTCGCGCTGGGGGCCGGACTGCGTGCCAATGGCCTGGATGGCTCGATCTTCAGAACGACGTCCGCTGTAACCTTTGCCATCCAAAATTATACAGACTCGCAGACCGCTCTATTCGCTTATGGCGAGATGTTTCTACCGCTTATCGCTGGCGCAAATGCATTGCCACTCATTCACGCGCTACAGATCACCGGCGCGTTGCGATATGAACGCTATGACAAGATGGGCAGCCTTGCGACACCCAAGCTTGGCATTGCCTATCAGCCGATCGCCGATCTGACGCTCAAGGCCGCGTGGGGGAAATCGTTCAAGGCGCCGACGCTCAGCCAATTGAATATTGCTCCGCAGGCGACGCTGTACGCTTCAAGCCGATACCTGCCAGCGCCCCCAACCAACGAAAATGTTCTGCAGATCGACGGAAGTCGAAAGGCGCTGGAGGCTGAAAAGGCCAGGACCCTTACATTCACCGTCCAGTTGGAGCCTTCATCGATAGCGGGTCTGAAACTCGAGGCCAGTTTCTTCGACGTCCGCTACAAAAACCGCGTAACCTATCCCATAGCGTCCAGTTCGCAGGCATTCAGGGACGAATATGCCGACCTCATCATTCTCAATCCGACCCTCGATCAGGTATTGGCGGCAACTGCCAGCCTGCCGCTCGGCGTTCAAAATCTAAGTGGCACCGCTTATGATCCTGCAAACCTTGCTGCGATCGTCTACACCGGATATCAGAATGTCGCCCGTCAACATATTCAGGGGGTGGATAGTTCGATCGCCTATGCCTTCTTTTCCGGCAGCAGCGATTTCAAGCTTGAAGCCAATGCCAGCTACCTCAAAAGCGATCAGCAGCTAAGCGCGGGACAACCCGTCTTCGAACAGGCCGGCACCATATTCCGACCACCGCACTGGCGCGGGAGCGCGAGCGCCAGCTGGAAGCGCGGCGAGATAAGCATAGCGATCGCCTATAATTATCTTGGCGGCACCAAAGACAGCCGAACCAGCACGACCTACCGGGTCAAAGCCTTTCATTCGGCTGACGCCACCATTGGTTGGAAGCCTCAAGGTAGCGGCCTCTGGGCTGGTTGGTCATTCCTACTTGCGAGCCAGAACATCTTGAATCGGAAGCCGTCGCTTATTCGCACGACAAGCGTCGCCCTGCCCAATTATGATGCGACAAATTATCCCGCGATCGGGCGCACCATCAGTCTTACCCTTTCCAAGGCCTGGTAA